In the genome of Fervidobacterium nodosum Rt17-B1, the window AAAACTTTTGAAAGAAATTAGTGAACAATACAATGTAAGTATTTCTCTAGACATTGGTCTTCAAAGTGCAAATTACCATACGTTGGTTAAAGTTAATCGTGGCCATACCCTTGCAGAATACATATACGCGGTTAATCTCATAAAAAATTATGGTTTTGAAGTTGTTTCGCATGTTATACTCAACTTGCCTGGAGATAATATGCTGGATGTTATAGAGAGTGCTAAAATACTCTCTGCGTTGAAGGTTGATGGTGTAAAAATACATTCGCTTTACATAGTAGAAGGTACAATATTTGGAGAGATGTATAAATCAGGCAAATTGAATATATGTACTTTCGATGAGTATGTTAATAGAGTTATAACTTTTCTTGAATGGTTGTCGCCTCATATAGTTATTCACAGGCTTGTGGCTGATCCTCCACTAAATGGTACACTTTTTGGGAATTGGGGTAAGACAAAAAGCGAGATTATTTTGGAGATAGAGAAGCGTTTGAAAGAGAAAGATACTTATCAAGGTAAAAAAGCGAAAATATTATAGATATTAAAATATTTTATAGATATTAAAATATTAAAGAAGAATCCGCCGGTTTAACCGGCGGATTCTCTTTAATATTTTACTTTTTAAATTAAATTATTGTTGTTTGTATACTGAGTAGAAGTCCATACCAGGTCTCATTGGGTTATCGTACCAACCTTTGACCCAGGTTCTTTGTACGCGTACTCCAATTGGTTGATATACTGGGACACTGATACAATTGTCAACTACGAATTTTTGAATCTGTACATAAAGTTTTGCACGTGCTTGAGGATCTGTCTCTGCGGCTGCTTGTTCAATAAGTTCATCTAGGCTTTTTCCACCAAGTTCTTTTCTTGGTGTGCTAACAAATTTTCTAAATCCTTCACCTTGTCTGCCAGAGTAATCACCGTTGCTGTGGTAGTATGTAAAGATGAAGTTATCTGGGTCTGGGTAATCTGCAAGCCATCCAAGGATGAATACTGGTAATTCACCACGTTTTGTTGCATCAAGGAATGTTGGCCATTGCAACGGTTGTACGTCTATCTTTGCCTTTCCAGGTGCAGCCATTTCAAGGTACATCTTAACCATTTCAGCAACTCTTTGCCTTCCTACGTTACCTTGGTTATATGCTACACTGAATTTGAATCCTTTTGCCCATGCTTGACCATTCCATGCTTTTTTCAAGTTGTCTTGTACAGTTTTAACGTTGAATTTGTAGAGTGGTAAAGATGGATCAAAGCCGAGTAATCCTTCTGGAAGAGCTGTTGGTATTCTCTTACCGAAGCCTTTCAAAACATCTCTAATAAGTGCATCGTAGTTAATTGCTGCGGCAACTGCTTTTCTTGCATATATATCGCTGAAGAAGTCTGGATTTATACCATTTCCATCAAGTTTACCACTACCAATGTACTTGCTTGATGTGTTAACTGTCCAGTTGAATGCTAAAACTGTAACAGAAAGTGTTGGTATATTTTCGATGATTTGAATGTCTTTGTTTCCTCTGAGTTGATCAAGGTATTCAAGAACAACAGCTATTGAGTCTGCGTCACCTTTCTCAAGCATTGCTTTTCTTGTTGACCATTCATCGATACCCCAGATGATAACTTTCTTAATCTTTGCTGGTTCTCTCCAGTAGTTTTCGTTTGCTACCAATGTAACTTTTTGTTGCTTTCTATCCCACTCTACGAATTTGTATGGTCCTGTACCCATCGCGTATGAGTAAAGTGGTGATTCTTCTTTTTGCATGCCTTTCCATTTCCACCATGTTTCAGCTTTTCCATCCCACAAACCAAGTTTTATACATGTTTCTTTATCAAGAATAGCTGCCCAGTGTGCACTTTGCGCTATGATGTTCATAAATGGTGCGTATGGTCTGACAAGTTTAATTACTACATTGTCACCTTGGACCTCAATTGCTGGGTCAACTACTTTTTTATAGAAATCGATAACTTTTTGCTTGTAATCTGCTTTTGGTTCTCCGGTTTTTGCATCAAATATTTCACTGACAGGTTTACCAACGAATTCTTCAAGTGCTTCATCTCTTGAATGAACACCGAAAATAGCGTACCAGAGCATCCACATTGGACCGCCTTCTGGATCATACAACAATCCTCTTTCAAATGAGTACTCAACATCTTCTGGTGTTAGTAGGTTACCGTTGTGGAACTTTACGTTCTTTCTAATAGGAAATACGTATGTCTTTCCACCGTCTTTGACAAGTCCGTTCTTTACTGTTGGAACTTCTGTTGCCAATCTTGGTTCGAATTCGCTAACGCTTCTACCCTTGTAAGCAATAAGGTTTTCGTAAACGTTGTAAAGTACCTCACCACTTGACGTATCGTAAGCAAGATGTGGGTCGAGGGTATCTGGTTCACCGATCGTTGCTTCAACGTATACTGTTGGGTCAAATGCCGCAAGTGCCAAAATTGCCACAAAAATACCAAGGATAACTACTAACCACTTTTTCACAAAAATCCCCCCTTCAAAAAGGATGTGATTTGGGAAAAATTTTTTACAAAAATTTTTCTAACCTTTATTATTATACCACATATTTAAAAATTTCTGCAAATATAAATTTTAGAATTTTAAAAGACAATTCAATGTGCTTAATTTTTTTAATCATTAAAATTTGGCCCTAATCAAAAATTTTAAAATATATAAAAAATTAAGAGGAGTACCCATTTAGGTCACTCCTCATTCTTTCTAGAAGGTTTGATTTTACTTTCCTAAATTTCTTTTCAAATTTCGGAACAAAAACCCGCCGAAGTTGCTTAAAAACTTTGGATAGAAATTATTTTTTTTCTATTCTGAAGCCTAACTGAGTATTAATTTTGAATGTTTTTCCACTGATTGTCAATTCTGTAGGTATATTCACTGTCTTTTTTACTCCTGTAATTTTAAATGAATCGCCAGCTTTCAAATTCTTCCATATCGGTATTATTTGGGCAGGAATTTTGTATTCTTTATTTTCTGAGTCTATAAGTACAATTGTTGATGATGTTTTTGTAATTTCTATATTCTTGATTTCGAATTCGATACTTATCGTATCTTCTCCAATAATTTGTTTTTGAACCTGGATTTTATATCCACCAGTTTCAATATACAATGGTACTAAGAATGTTAATTTCTCTCCTTTGACTGTTACTCTTTCTCCAGTTTTTACTGCAGTGGGATTAGCAAATGAAAGTGAAACTCTGATATCTTCTTCACCTGTAGAAACAACTATATATCCATTCCCACGGAAGTTCATAACAACTTCTTTTATATCACCCGAAATCTCAAACTGACTTTCTTCCAATGTTAGTATAGATTTAAGAGGTTCGAAAGGTTTAGAAAGTGTTGTTATAGAGAAACCTAGTATAAGAATAGTAATTAGAAACAAGGTACTCAAAAGTTTTTTCATACTCCTCACCTCCCGAGTTTGAGATTTTGGAGTATTTTTTATCTATTCATATTGTATTAAATTCAAACTTAAAAAATCCTTAGAATTTTTCGTCAGGATAAGATTTACAAAATCAAATTAAATATTTTTGTTTTCTTTTAATTTTTGAGTATAGTAATGTGCCAACCTTGTGGGTTCTGGAAGTTTGTGTTTCTTAATCAGGCTTTTAACGAATTCTAAAGAAGTTTCAGGACTGGAAAGATGACCTGGCGAGATATAGATAGGATGGGAATTTTTCTTTGGAAGGTAACAGTATCCAATTATTTTGCCTTCTTCATCAAATAAAGGTGTAGATTGACCAACGCGCTTAGGTTCGACGCATTTGCCATAAAGTTTTCTTTTGGCCACTCCTATTGTTGGGATATTAAGAAGCACACCTATGTGACTTGCTATTCCCAAACCGCGTGGATGTGCAATTCCATGTCCGTCAAATAAAACTATATCTGGGACTATATTCTTTTCTCTCAGCTTTTCAAAGCATTTAAAAATAATAGGTGCTTCTCTAAAAGCAAGAAAACCTGGTATGTAAGGAAAAGTTACTTTATCTATACTATAAACAACATCGATAAGTTCTAAATCTTTATTTAATACTACAACTACACCAAGAGCTTTGTCTTCAAAATAGCTTACGTCAACACCGGCAATGATATTTATTTTAGATATATCAAGTTCTGTTATGGTAACTTTTTGTCTCAGATTGTTCTGTTCTTTTTTTAATTTTTGGATTAACTCTTCACTGATAAATTCATTCCTCATGGTGCTTCTTAGAGTATTTTCATAAGGATGATTGTATATATATTCGAGATAACAAGACTTATTATGACAGCTATGATACCATACTTCATAAAACTTGCGAATGAAATATTGGCTCTATAATAAATATTGGGGTGGGTAAAAAGGAAAAAATATAGCACTTATTCTGAATGCCTGCTATAATAAAAACTGTTTTATGACAAAAAAAACACTCAAAAAGAAAGGAGGCATCCAGAATAAGTGCTCAAATCTAATTATATCACTGAACTTTTAAAATCGAAAGATATTATTCTTCACCAAATGAATGAGAATGAAAGTGAAATAGAACTTCACATAAGTCAGGTACAAAAGCCCCACAAATGTCCTAAATGTGGTAATATTACAAGTAAGGTACATGATTATCACACACAGAAGGTAAAAGACGTACCTATAATGGGCAAGAAAACATATTTGATTATAAGAAAGAGAAGATATGTCTGCAAAGCATGTGGGAAGAAGTTTTTTGAACACATAAGTTTTTTAGGCAAATCTCAAAGGATGACAAATAGACTTGCAGCATATATTATAAGTCAACTTGGAAGTTTAACAAGTATGAAGGAGGTAGCAAAATACACAAATGTTTCAGTGACAACAGTTATGAGATTGTTTGATAAAGTAAATCCAGGTCAAACTGTAGATGAGTTTTCTTCTGAAGCAATATGTGTAGACGAGTTTAAAGGCAATGCAGGTGGAGCAAAATATCAATGTATATTTGTAGATCCTGTAAAAGGGCAAATAATCGAGATTTTGAAAGATAGAAAGCAAAATATTTTAATTGAGTATTTTAAGAGGCTGAAAGGTAGAGATAAAGTAAAATATTTTATCTGTGATATGTGGAGACCATTTGTAGAGGTAGCAAAAACATATTTTAAAAACGCTAAAATAGTGATAGACAAATTTCATTTTACCCGATACGTTTATTGGGCTTTAGAAAATGTGAGGAAAAGGGTACAAAAGGAATTAGGAAGTAATTTGAGGAGATATTTTAAGAGGAGTAGGAAGTTGTTATTGAAGAATTATGAAGAACTTGAGCCTGAGCAAAGAGAAGAATTAGAAGTAATGTTTTGGTATAGTCAAGATTTGAGGAAAGCCCATCAACTCAAAGAAGAATTTAAGAGAGTGTTAAAGAGCAGTAATTCTGAAGAAGCAAGACTCGTATTAAAAAAGTGGATAGAGAGAGCAGAGCAAAGTGGACTTTCTGAATTTATGAGATGTGTAAAGGTTTTTAGGAGCTGGTTTTCTGAGATAGTAAATGCATTTGATGTTCCATATACGAATAGTACGACAGAGGGTTTTAACAACAAGATAAAAGTATTAAAGAGGAATGGATTTGGATACAGGAATTTTGAAAGATTCAGGAAGAGGATTTTGTACAGTTGTGGTAGATAAGTTGAAAAAGTTGAATATTTAAAAACCCACTATATGAGTGGGCAAAAGTGGTATTAGTTTTTTTAGATTTGATTGCCTATAATATACATTAATAACATTTAATGTATGCTTGAAAAAGCTAAAAAGGTGGGCATTCAGAATACCCACCCCACTACTTGACAAAGAGCCGAAATATTTTTCCCTTTATATTTTTTCAGTAAGGATAATCCAACGACATTAGCTGAAGCACCAACTGGGGTTAAGTTACCACCTAAACATGCTCCAAGAGAAAGTGCGTACCAGAATGGTGTGATATTTGAAAATGCTTGAGGATTTATCTTTGGCAAATTTTGAATTACAGGAATCATAGTAGCAGCAAATGGTATATTGTCAATGAATCCAGAAAGGATTCCAGATGCCCATACTATTATTGAAACCAAAAGTACGCTTGAGCCTTTTGATATTCTTACCAAAAAATTGGCTATATCGTTCATTAACCCTACATGTTCCATAGCTCCGGTAATTATGAATAAACCAAGGAAAAAGAATATAACATCCCATTCAACTTTTTCTAAGAACGGTGTTATCTCATGTTGTTCAAATAATAGTAAACCAAAGAAACCAGCTATAAGACCTATTATCGAACTTTCTAATTTAAGCTGCTTTTGAAATAGGAAAAGACTTATTATAAATATCATAAATATTCCAGACATAATAAATCTTTTTTTGTTCGTAACGACTTTTTGTTCGTCGAAACCGTTAAGGAATTCTTTCGAAAATTCCTTATTCATAGAAGATTTGGAAATAGAGATTATAACAAGGTCAATGATAAATAATATAACTAAATTAACTGGGACCATGTATTTTGTGAACTCGGCAAATGGTATTCTCGCTGCAGATGTAATCAAAATGTTTGGTGGATCCCCAATTGGAGTCATTGCACCACCGATATTAGAAGCGAATATTTCTCCGAGAATAAATGGCACAGGATCTATTTCCAAAATATCAGTTATAGCGAAAGTAACAGGTACAAAAATTAAAATAGTTGTTACGTTATCAATAAATGATGAAATCAAAGCAACTATAAAGGTCATGGAAAAAAACAACTTTTTCAAATTTGAACCAGTTAGTTTTAAGGTTTTAATAGCTATATATTGGAATATTCCAGAGACTTCCATTACTCTGACAAATATCATCATTCCTATTAAAAATAATATTGTGTTGATATCTATAGAATTTTTAAGCCCCTCATACGGATCTGGGAAAACTCTTATTGCAAGTAGTGCTAACGCTCCAACCATCGCTGCAATGGTCTTATTCAATTTGCCCGTTATAACAAAGTAGAGCACCAAACCAAAAATCAATGCCACCACTAATTTCACAAAACTCACCTCAGCAATATCAATAATATTTTAAGGTAGCGATTTAAATATACCATTTAAAAACTATAAAGACACTTGAGATTATAGCACCATATAAAACTGGCTTCAACATATTTTTGGTAAACTCTGAAAAACTTATGTACTCATTTTTTAATTTTCTTATTAAATTGTTACCAATAATATTACACATGGAAGCTACTGGTGTAAGATTGCCTCCTATTCCAACCCCCAGTACTAATGACCAATAAAGTAAAGATACTGGCATTTGATATGTTAAATTCTTTATTATTGTGATAAAAATAAGTGTAGTTGGTAAAGCTCCGATGAACCCACTTGAAAAGATTGAAACCCATAGTATTAACAAAGGTAGAATTACGCTTCCTTTTAATGGCATTAAATAAAAAACAAGTATGTCAAATATTTTTGTGTGTTCAATTGACCAGTTAAGAATGTAAAGTCCAGAGATGAGGAATAGCATGTCCCAATCTATATCCTGAATCCTAGAATTAAAATCTTCACTCTCAAAAAAGAGCAAGGTTAAACCAGACAATATGGTTATAAATCCTAATTCTAGTTTAAATTTATCGTGAAATGCCATTAGAAAAATGACTCCGATGAAGTAAAGAAGATAATACTTCCAGTTTTTATTTACAACATTTCTTTCTTGCCTTTGAAAGGATGTTTGTTCAAATTTTATACCTTTTCTCAAAATTACTAGTTGAATAATGAGAAGGATTAAAGCGATAGGCATTATGTTTGTAATAAAGTCTAGAAAGGGGATTTTGGAAACGGAATATATAACTATGTTAGGAGGGTCTCCTATTGCAGTTGACATTCCACCGATGTTTGAAAATAAAATGTCATTAAGGCCTAATACTCTTGAATCTAAATTCAGCACATCTGATAAATAAAATAATATAGGGAAAAATATAAGAATTGTTGTAACGTTATCTAAAAATCCAGAAAGAAAGAAAACACCGACGTTAATTAGCACAAGCATTTTGAAAAAGTTCCCTTTGCTAAAATCTATTATAGCATTTGAAACACCTATAAATACACCTTTTTCTTTCATTACGGATACAATAACCATCATCCCAAAAAGTATCAAGAGTGTATTAAAATCAACAATTTCACCTATATTTTCAAAATTGGTATTATTTAAAACTATCAAGGATGATATAGCAATCAAAAAAGTTGTAACGGAAGCTGTTTTTGGACGGAATATTATCAGAAGATAGGCAAGTATGTACAATAAGAAAACTAAGAAGTTCAACTATTTTCACCTCTACTCATTATAATAAGCTTTTCAACAAGAACCTCTGTAACTTCTTGGGTTATTTTATCTATATCATCAAAATAAGAAAAATCACGTTGTAGCTCCTCAAAAATTTCAACACTTAGATTACTTTCAGAAGGGTTTGTTTCACTGTACTTATGCAACCTTTCAATTAATTCTGTTTCTATTATAGATAACTCGTTAGTAACATTGATTGGATTAGCTTCAACTTTTGTCCCATTTTCTTTCTCAAG includes:
- a CDS encoding TIGR01212 family radical SAM protein (This family includes YhcC from E. coli K-12, an uncharacterized radical SAM protein.): MELKKRYGQRVQRLPLNAGFTCPNRTNGRPGCLFCDETGSGFSTFAGYDIKKQIELMKEKYKKKGITKFIAYFQNYTNTYAPIDILKQIYIQAIDDDIVQLDIATRPDYIDENVLKLLKEISEQYNVSISLDIGLQSANYHTLVKVNRGHTLAEYIYAVNLIKNYGFEVVSHVILNLPGDNMLDVIESAKILSALKVDGVKIHSLYIVEGTIFGEMYKSGKLNICTFDEYVNRVITFLEWLSPHIVIHRLVADPPLNGTLFGNWGKTKSEIILEIEKRLKEKDTYQGKKAKIL
- a CDS encoding ABC transporter substrate-binding protein, which encodes MKKWLVVILGIFVAILALAAFDPTVYVEATIGEPDTLDPHLAYDTSSGEVLYNVYENLIAYKGRSVSEFEPRLATEVPTVKNGLVKDGGKTYVFPIRKNVKFHNGNLLTPEDVEYSFERGLLYDPEGGPMWMLWYAIFGVHSRDEALEEFVGKPVSEIFDAKTGEPKADYKQKVIDFYKKVVDPAIEVQGDNVVIKLVRPYAPFMNIIAQSAHWAAILDKETCIKLGLWDGKAETWWKWKGMQKEESPLYSYAMGTGPYKFVEWDRKQQKVTLVANENYWREPAKIKKVIIWGIDEWSTRKAMLEKGDADSIAVVLEYLDQLRGNKDIQIIENIPTLSVTVLAFNWTVNTSSKYIGSGKLDGNGINPDFFSDIYARKAVAAAINYDALIRDVLKGFGKRIPTALPEGLLGFDPSLPLYKFNVKTVQDNLKKAWNGQAWAKGFKFSVAYNQGNVGRQRVAEMVKMYLEMAAPGKAKIDVQPLQWPTFLDATKRGELPVFILGWLADYPDPDNFIFTYYHSNGDYSGRQGEGFRKFVSTPRKELGGKSLDELIEQAAAETDPQARAKLYVQIQKFVVDNCISVPVYQPIGVRVQRTWVKGWYDNPMRPGMDFYSVYKQQ
- a CDS encoding endonuclease V; amino-acid sequence: MRNEFISEELIQKLKKEQNNLRQKVTITELDISKINIIAGVDVSYFEDKALGVVVVLNKDLELIDVVYSIDKVTFPYIPGFLAFREAPIIFKCFEKLREKNIVPDIVLFDGHGIAHPRGLGIASHIGVLLNIPTIGVAKRKLYGKCVEPKRVGQSTPLFDEEGKIIGYCYLPKKNSHPIYISPGHLSSPETSLEFVKSLIKKHKLPEPTRLAHYYTQKLKENKNI
- a CDS encoding ISL3 family transposase, whose protein sequence is MLKSNYITELLKSKDIILHQMNENESEIELHISQVQKPHKCPKCGNITSKVHDYHTQKVKDVPIMGKKTYLIIRKRRYVCKACGKKFFEHISFLGKSQRMTNRLAAYIISQLGSLTSMKEVAKYTNVSVTTVMRLFDKVNPGQTVDEFSSEAICVDEFKGNAGGAKYQCIFVDPVKGQIIEILKDRKQNILIEYFKRLKGRDKVKYFICDMWRPFVEVAKTYFKNAKIVIDKFHFTRYVYWALENVRKRVQKELGSNLRRYFKRSRKLLLKNYEELEPEQREELEVMFWYSQDLRKAHQLKEEFKRVLKSSNSEEARLVLKKWIERAEQSGLSEFMRCVKVFRSWFSEIVNAFDVPYTNSTTEGFNNKIKVLKRNGFGYRNFERFRKRILYSCGR
- a CDS encoding sodium:proton antiporter, encoding MKLVVALIFGLVLYFVITGKLNKTIAAMVGALALLAIRVFPDPYEGLKNSIDINTILFLIGMMIFVRVMEVSGIFQYIAIKTLKLTGSNLKKLFFSMTFIVALISSFIDNVTTILIFVPVTFAITDILEIDPVPFILGEIFASNIGGAMTPIGDPPNILITSAARIPFAEFTKYMVPVNLVILFIIDLVIISISKSSMNKEFSKEFLNGFDEQKVVTNKKRFIMSGIFMIFIISLFLFQKQLKLESSIIGLIAGFFGLLLFEQHEITPFLEKVEWDVIFFFLGLFIITGAMEHVGLMNDIANFLVRISKGSSVLLVSIIVWASGILSGFIDNIPFAATMIPVIQNLPKINPQAFSNITPFWYALSLGACLGGNLTPVGASANVVGLSLLKKYKGKNISALCQVVGWVF
- a CDS encoding SLC13 family permease, producing the protein MNFLVFLLYILAYLLIIFRPKTASVTTFLIAISSLIVLNNTNFENIGEIVDFNTLLILFGMMVIVSVMKEKGVFIGVSNAIIDFSKGNFFKMLVLINVGVFFLSGFLDNVTTILIFFPILFYLSDVLNLDSRVLGLNDILFSNIGGMSTAIGDPPNIVIYSVSKIPFLDFITNIMPIALILLIIQLVILRKGIKFEQTSFQRQERNVVNKNWKYYLLYFIGVIFLMAFHDKFKLELGFITILSGLTLLFFESEDFNSRIQDIDWDMLFLISGLYILNWSIEHTKIFDILVFYLMPLKGSVILPLLILWVSIFSSGFIGALPTTLIFITIIKNLTYQMPVSLLYWSLVLGVGIGGNLTPVASMCNIIGNNLIRKLKNEYISFSEFTKNMLKPVLYGAIISSVFIVFKWYI